The Acinonyx jubatus isolate Ajub_Pintada_27869175 chromosome E3, VMU_Ajub_asm_v1.0, whole genome shotgun sequence genome has a window encoding:
- the CLDN3 gene encoding claudin-3: MSMGLEITGTSLAVMGWLSTIVCCALPMWRVTAFIGSSIITAQITWEGLWMNCVVQSTGQMQCKVYDSLLALPQDLQAARALIVVAILLAAFGLLVALVGAQCTNCVQDDTAKAKITIVAGVLFLLAALLTLVPVSWSANTIIRDFYNPLVPEAQKREMGAGLYVGWAAAALQLLGGALLCCSCPPREKKYAPTKIVYSAPRSAGPGTSTAYDRKDYV, from the coding sequence ATGTCCATGGGCCTGGAGATCACGGGCACCTCGCTGGCCGTGATGGGCTGGCTGAGCACCATCGTGTGCTGCGCGCTGCCCATGTGGCGCGTGACGGCCTTCATCGGCAGCAGCATCATCACGGCGCAGATCACCTGGGAGGGCCTGTGGATGAACTGCGTGGTGCAGAGCACCGGCCAGATGCAGTGCAAGGTATACGACTCGCTGCTGGCGCTGCCGCAGGACCTGCAGGCGGCCCGCGCCCTCATCGTCGTCGCCATCCTGCTGGCCGCCTTCGGGCTCCTCGTGGCGCTGGTGGGCGCCCAGTGCACCAACTGCGTGCAGGACGACACGGCCAAGGCCAAGATCACCATCGTGGCGGGAGTGCTCTTCCTGCTGGCCGCCTTGCTCACGCTGGTGCCGGTGTCCTGGTCGGCCAACACCATCATCCGGGACTTCTACAACCCTCTGGTGCCGGAGGCGCAGAAGCGTGAGATGGGCGCGGGCCTGTACGTGGGCTGGGCGGCCGCGGCGCTGCAGCTGCTGGGGGGCGCGCTGCTCTGCTGCTCCTGCCCGCCGCGCGAGAAGAAGTACGCGCCCACCAAGATCGTCTACTCCGCGCCCCGCTCCGCCGGCCCGGGCACTAGCACAGCCTACGACCGCAAGGACTACGTCTGA